The nucleotide sequence AAGTAAAGACAATATTTGTTGAGGGCgagctgtcagtgtcaaaaccggtagatctcgggtagggggtcccgaactgtgcgtcttaggatcgaaggtaacaaggaggtaggggacatgatgtttacccaggtttgggccctcttaatggaggcaaTACCCAACTTCTTGCTTACTTGactatgatgagtataggggttacaagagttgatctacctcggtattgtagtggctaaaccctagctgtctagcctgtatgattttgaTCTTGccttacagactaaaccctccggtttatatagacaccggatggatctagggttgtacagagtcggttacagaggaaggaaaATACATGATCTGAacgctaagcttgccatccacgcaaaggagagtcccatccggacacggggaggttcttctatcttgtatcttcatggcccatcagtccgatcCACGTCACaaagcccggacgcccgaggaataGGCGAAATCcccagggcagatcatccccaccccggagcccggcgaaagggtggttttatcccccacttcctctgagggctcgGATTCAccctgcacccctttgtccgaggtcTTATGtactattatgggctggatttccatgatctggccctgaattccttcctccacatcttgatgttcatcgtcatgtgtgaagcattcctccgtgttcctccacactttggcttatggctcaagggtTTTAATGTGAAGCTAAAGGTGGTCGAAGGCCAACttgccgagtgcggcggcgccatggtgagcaagctcaacaaggttacctggcccaaaggaagATTTGTATACaccgtcaaggtgtggcagcaagagtggttctatatcaccgagccccgtgacACCAAGTGGGCCGCTGATCCTGCCTTCAGATCTGGACCTCCACTGCGGCTCGCGTCCTAGACCAATAAGGGACTAGATTGGGGGTCCCCCAATAACGTATTGACGCTGCAACAACGCGTCAAGAGCATGATAGACAAGGACACCGCCCTtgctgatgtgatccaggtgatgctcatccgccgagCTCTCCCTTGCCAACGACGACCTctcaagatgtgggagttcaatccaaaggGGACATGGACTCTGCATCACTTCTACGGCATGACGCACAAGAAGATCTGGAAGCTACTTTTTAAGAAGCAAAAGACGTGGCCTACGACGTCCGATGACACCAGCCTCGACTGCAACAATCCGGCATCCCCGGTAAGTCATGCTGCCGAACACTACTTAACTTGTCAGTCTTAGGGAGGGGCACTTGAAAATTCCATCTCTtaaacaggactggataaagaaggcTGAGCGGATTAAGTGTCCGGCCCCACTCCCCAAAAACCCACCTGATCCTTTCTTAATGAAGATGATGTTCCCGCCGCCCTATCAGGCGCCgacgaagaaggacaagaagaagaagaaggccaaggaggccAAGGCGACCTCCATCCCGAGGAGACTTCGGGTGCCGTGTCTGGAGGAACCGAATCTCCTTCCTATGATGAGGAAGACAAAGACGAGGATGaccaggaggaagaggaggaggaggaggaagcagagaaccctcctcccaaggggaaaaagagagcggtgtaacagcctgatttttggtcctttctttttcttttgatttattgaggattttgcctgagttttctttttccgtggctttgtggtctggaaactaaagaagatgACGTCTtatttctttccagagtggcttgtcataccctAATCTTTCCCAAGACCctatcattttcatcctagcccaaatcccaatattctttttattgggaatattccttttctattaaaggaataatcctttttgccctaggttgtgaagtaacctatatttccatcacttcaaaaattcccaaataattctcataaattatttgggtcatatattccttaaatttggcaaaatatttcatttgccaaGTTTACCATCATCCTCAAATAATTCATTCCCTATTcttccctaaatggcacattgtgaaggaagtgctattttcgTTTTTCCAATTGagctcaaactccttggacaccttttcctgtccatataattgccacATGACAAAATGAAACCTAATtttcctagtaattatttaattatgattttccaaagtttctgtccagaaagaagatttgtgaaggaggtacaagctaggcatattcaaatgagttgcaattttgcatggcccttcatatcatcttatcatatccctccaccaaagttgagctcatgtaATGCCTCCATGAGAGCAAAgcttcaaatctttgtttctgtccacgatttcagtttgtgaagcaagtatattttatcttgctccattatggctgcaaaTTTTTCTAGGACTTCTCTTATCCATTTAAATcatctccacccaatttgggcatatttcatctagccatttttgctctagaatttttgcaagcttctggtcagtggggatgtttgtgaaggaagtaccattttggtttatccaaatggtatgaaacctttttcaacatcttcatatgaccaaataactctgccttgcccaatgatagctcaagttgacactccataTGAGTGCTTCTTCATGATCTTGTTTCTGGACCAAattatgcagttgtgaagcaactatattaagCTCCGGTCCATTTCCCTGCAAAATCCCCAGGATTCTTGTCTTTCCGTAGTCAATCATCCTGGACAACACCATTTGACCCAATCAGTTCCCTGTTGAGCACAGTGGCTTGATAAAGTTTGATGCAGCAAACTTTAATCAATGCCTCACACCTCTCCTTGAGTCCTTCTCTTGTTATTTAACTTCTGGGATGCCTTGGGGATCAAGGACTACATCGTAGATATGAGTTGGCACCCAGGAGGCAGCGTGGACACGCTTTGTCCGTGTGATCACGGGTAGGGAAGGCCAAACGCGCGCTTTGGCGCCTCTGTCTTCTTCTCCCCCTCTGTGCTCTTGCCCCCTCGGTGCGCGACCATGTCTAGAGCCTTCCCCGAGTAGCCGTCATCCCTCTGGAGCCCTTGCCCCCTCCGTCTTCTTCTCTGACGAGCCGTCACCCTCGCCGAGCAGTGCGTGGCCATGAACGCGTCGTCTTCCTCAGCcgtgtcctcttcctcctcgtgtCCCCGAGCGTTTCTCGTCTGCGTGACCGTCTGCAGCTCGTCCACTTCCCCCTCGTAATGTTCCCGTGCCTCCCCGTGACTTCTGTGGCCGGCAGAGCATTGGCCGGATCCCCGCGGCGACACCCAAGCTCAACTGCCTCGACCCGGCTGTAAATAGCCACTCCCCTCGCCTCCCGAGCACTCCAAGCTCCTCCGCATCCTCCCAGAAGCCTCCCCGAGCCCTTCATTCGCCTCCAGAGCCTCTCTTCGCTCGCCATTGCGGCCATGGCCGCCGTGAAGCTCGGCTTCAATACGAGCTAGCCGGTCAACCCCTCCACCCTCTGACCGCACCCGGAGCTCATCCAAAGCCCAACGCACCTCCCCCTGCCGTCAACTCGTCGCCGGAGGCGCCCGTGCCCTCGCCCCCAAGATCAACCGCCGCCGCTGAGCTCTCTAACTCCATAGCCACCGCGGTCGGAGGCCTCCCCTGCACCTTCTCTCCCTCTGAATGGAGTCAGCACTCCACCCTGACCCCACCGGTGCCATTCCCTCCTCCGGAGACGACCTGACCCGTGAGCCCCAACGTCGGTTCCCCTTCCGTGTTCGCCGACGCTGCCATCGCCTCGTCCTCTCCCCGGCACGCGTGAACCCCCTGGTCGGGTGCGTCGCCGTCTTCCGCACCCTCCGGTGGACGGAGCTCGGCCggagcccaccagagccggccggGACTTCGCCGGCCAAGCCCAGCCGCGCCTCTGCCACGCCCCGCTCTCTGTTTCTGTCGGGCGCGAGCGAGAAGGAGCGGGAGGAGAGAGAAAGGAGTCAGACCCTCCCATCAGCCACACGCGCCACCATCCCCACCACtgtccacgtggataagtggaagcatACTTATGTAAGTACGTTTTCATATGGAGTAAGCGTAATCCTCTTATTCTTCAGCCCAAAATATGTTTTCGTTTACTGAAAGTGTATTCTGCCTCTATTTCAGCCAAAAGTGCGTTTCCCCGAAGCGAAGGCGTGTTTCTTCTTAGTGCGCTTTCTGTTTAGTCaccaggggcctgtttgtagagattatttttacagattggtccctgaacttcgTCGGGCTATAACATTTTTCTCGAGACTCCGAATGAAGTGAAACCAACGCCcatgtcttcgtctcgtcgagcccgttacattcccatcattttcactatggtttgacatactgaaaatgaccattttgaccttgcccctaatcagccccctccgagagagaaccctTTCCAGCGATTCTTTCCGCGGCTACACCGCACATCttcccggagccttcttcatccccaggaaagccacaaccaccatttgcatgatagccatgcagtagccatggttttcaacttaacactactagggaaaaggctagcagcagcgcgggttttagatgtatcagtagtgcggggataggcgctactaataaggtgctacagctaacacatagcagtagcgcgtgctcaccggcgctactactacacaagtgtagcagcagcgctatTAGCAGAAGCTCGCCACTaatagtagctctagcgcgctttgcctgaacgcgctactgctatcgcggcacTGCCGCTAACTTTTaaacactcgctactgctaatttaagtagtttttttgtttttttcggcatatttgttttgtatttgaacaggctttatagaagaatctttagcacatagaaatgtcatcatgatacacatacaaatgcctgcgagaccacaaatgtaatcatagcatgtacatacaaatagtctcatcataatcatcatccaacacagtggtatcttgtcatcatctcgaaaatagcgatacatgcaagtctcgaatacttgcaactacaacaacgtcatccatctaaataaAGGTATatgcaagaagagctatcactataagtgagagcggaactatgcagtacatgaggtggcggttacgagtcctctctcgcgctagcgtgaacctcaagtaactagcttctccttcttgtctgcttttgaagcctttatggctggcgcccgtgaacccattcacttgcgcctgacactcatgccactcgttgtacacccccggaaccttccctttgtacacgacatagcaattccatctcgccatcaagaaactaggtacctgttagagatgcatgttcatgaagaggatgtacaatcacaTATATGCAACAacatatactagagcaacaccgaaaaagaaagggttagcaactagatgcaacatacagtacgcaaattaattaactagaggtacgcaggtcatcgtacgcaaactaacaaagtagcgttacgcaagttcggcagggaccgtggacatcacaaagtttcatcgctacaaaaagtatacaagttcaaccgacacatatcatcatcatcggcatcataaatcactagaagttccatccttccatatcatcgaggatgaaccctagcttcttgaacggcgtgaggtctagacgttgcatgcctatgcgagttcggacgtcagctcgcgatatagggccgtggtggaacatccccttctcatcgacgacttctttcatgatgatcgtcgcaatgtcgctttggatgcgaaagaagtcatctctaagtttataatccgcttctccatgagattctagccacttgtggatatgatcatcatttctgcttctcatgcgaagcttttggtgatccgtgttgaactgaatcatgagatggacgatgtagaatccatccttcttgcttggttttgggacatggatgcaggagaagttagttttatgcgcgaaacccatcttcttgttcctttgtttcctgatctgcacgtggccacctctaaagctgaagccttggagagcatcatctagaatattcattatgtgggtgtagtcttttttctcgtagtctctggaagggtcaaaatacacggcgtgggagacttgcgggtaaagaacgataaggacggcgcgcccgttgctgcggggaaaagacacctcaaattattccccatatgagagagaaggaatgattgaaatgtacgaaagggttgtccggaactgacttactttggatgataaggcacgaggacaatttcccggtccttattctgtaccatgaagttttggaggtactccctagcagtttcacgctcaaagtcgccgagactcaagaaagactcgtgcatgtagtacggatccgccacacagatttgcgagacttcttcactcttcatgacggagctcatatgtagcgcaaaaaggcggacgattgtaaaatcgagccgccttgttagaaacatctcaaagatatggtcaaaccgcaggaagaacacctccgcgggccgtgtgtcgacgtagcacttcccctcaggcacacgagccgcgtatgtcggatatcctggatcctttgaggctagtaggcttttctcagtcgacagcacatggtcgtgcagtctcctgagatcccctgatagtgcctccagcggtttcggcggtagcatcggctcgcccgtgagatggaacatgaccgcacctttcacgggtacacgctcttcagaatgcatcgtctggctgctatgtgctctggcttgtttggaggcagttatcttccccgatctcttcctctcctttttcttgggcacaccttccagacccttccttaacccctgccccagtgttcccgggctaagtactgtacgaccctcgcgcccggctagttgagcctgtgttgaggcggcatcttcaggcgtgtcctgtgaggatttcatgaagagagactttttgcaatccctgctacgaccctgcccgggcatatcatccatatcctcattagcaagctgatagcccgattcgtcatatggttgactcatcatatctatgtcacagtcatacgcgtttgtattgaggaaatccatagggtcgacctccgtctcatcatccattctctgttctacaggagaaattacatcagccagtactattgcacccccttcatcatgtcgtccgccgctctcacccggcactacaggagctggtaattgcgtaggcggggtggtggtctccgcacatgcttgttgatgtgtggttattggtgtgctctcggccggctccagacgaataagattcttcggccatagcagcacccaacccttgcagcttccaatccgcggcggggtctcgtcgtccgctcccacatgctgtactggaggaggcaaatcctcgtgccccgatttcacactggtcaagctaaccctgaagtgcccagcggggatcggctggttgtggaacgtgggttgcgaggggtccattatcatcccctttcccacgtccaccttctggcctttgatcaagtagagtatggtgcacggggtttctttcgcctgcaaacacatatgtctgtggcgtaaaacaaccgaaaggcaacaaaaatggaatattatatatatatatatgttggtgcgacatgtaattaccgtgacggcgtcgagctcagccaaagacgaaggcccacctagcgcgcctgagactgaggacgggctgctatgagcgggagcggctgcgagaggaggcccggttgcgtgagcaagtgatggtgcgatggtgttgttgttcatggagttgctcccgacgaaactgggcaacgggaaatcatgtaccgtcttgtctggattttccttcgtccagttgatgataactggaaccaagttagtagcgaaatcatttctgcaggcagttacagctgcattgactgcctgctgtagcaactcatatttgtcctcggctgcttttttcgcgtcctcagctgcttttttctcgaccgcaagcttcaccttcgcgtcgatgtccgcctgactaaacttctttttctgcttcttggcctccgggccctcgttgtaaaacaccttccacgtggcgccgtctccagcgccgtgcacacgaccatattgcggccgctggcccaaagggagtcccttaagttcgttcaaggcccggttgagaggggtgtcccacttgggcctcatcggagaagtagggctttcggctgcaagctggtgttgcttctccagtagtctaatcaatttcctcgtgatcttgtccgtgtaaaaaacctttttctccttgtcccacttgtagcgggccctgatgaagtcacgctccaaggggttggtgaacttcgcgaaggggtctgggagacccgcggcttcacgttccgcgtcctccttatcccatatgggccttttaccgaggtagccacggcttccgaggcgatgcttccccgtgttcctttgctgaaggctcttgaatttcgcagccttagccttggctgcctcggtagcgcaagtgtccttgaacttttcgaactcctcttccgtaagtgtcggattttcctccagaatcttggacaggggttcatcagcctcaatagctcgtttcaccctccctttccaggaggccaaatcattgctgaacatgcccatggcgtgattgttaatctttttcatcttcggatcatcccacggttgttctatgttatcatcccggtcggggaacttgaatctcttgtgcaacttcgttaggagcaactgcgtcaaatgttctttactccttaagtcatcgtcgttgatgctcgcgcattcccgtaggatgcatcctacttggttcccatagcacttgcgaggttcttccggctctaacggctcaaacttgccaggtgccatctttgtgatcacaagtcgtccaatccctagtttgttaggttttcgtatcctctgcttcttatgcttcctcttttcggtagcggcatcggggccggtaccttcccgccggtatcttccccgccggtaccttccccaccggtctcggcgccgccatcggtgccggcgccgtcggtgtcgatgtcggcgtcagtaccatcatcgaggccgacctgcaaaccttgcttagcagtcaaatagtcgaggtactcttgttcaccctcataatccatctcgtctgcatcttggtcagaaggcccagtttcttcgttgttcgacatctttcctatgattaagtgtcctcatttatttctaaaagtatgaataaatgagaaatgacataaaaagaaatctatgtgccagcactcgatatgccaactatgtagcacaaatcatgcctctattcacgggaaatttcggcatgacctttgctaaaaaatggacatatcgagcgcctgaaattcactggaacggaaatgaatcaacattccggtgtaacataggccactcggatcattttccaaacatgacatgtccaaaacatgacatatccacatatcacatgtccagttcaaatttgcatataaattcagctaattttgaaacctagctaaattcataactaaaaagataacctaattaacagactgtcataactaaaacctaagtaaattaaccgaagaactctagcagagagagaggggggtttacagatggtgcaggggcgaggaggcaggcccgacggcGGCCGatgttgggaggggaggaagcagaggagggaggcgaggggcaacgggtcgggggcgagcgcctggGTCAGGGGCGAGcaccggcgccggggtcggggcaagggacgggtcgggggcgagcgccggggtcggggtcgggggcgagcgacgggggaagagagagtggggatttggggggaaaaggtgGGATGAAGCAGGGATAGTGAGAATTTTTGGTTAAGTGGACATAGCAGCAACACGTATGGACAAAACGcactgctactaccttcagtagctgtagcggtttatatgaaatgcgctactactaccttcagtagctgtagcggtttatacgaaatgcgctgctactactactgccagttttcctttttcttttcctttattttgtcccacttttatttcccgagagcagtgaacgaagggagggcgatatatattgcatcatttgacggttaaatatgtatgcaaaataggaacatatatattacatcattggacccatgcataataatggctaagtgtgtatacaaaataggaacatatatatatatatatatatatatatatattacatcatttgaccgataacatacggttcctcagcgctgacgttttcgtttttgagtcagcttctttcccttcttgttc is from Triticum aestivum cultivar Chinese Spring chromosome 1B, IWGSC CS RefSeq v2.1, whole genome shotgun sequence and encodes:
- the LOC123090022 gene encoding uncharacterized protein, producing MESALHPDPTGAIPSSGDDLTREPQRRFPFRVRRRCHRLVLSPARVNPLVGCVAVFRTLRWTELGRSPPEPAGTSPAKPSRASATPRSLFLSGASEKEREERERSQTLPSATRATIPTTVHVDKWKHTYPKVRFPEAKACFFLVRFLFSHQGPVCRDYFYRLVPELRRAITFFSRLRMK